A window of Cytobacillus sp. FSL H8-0458 genomic DNA:
CCTGTCAATATGGCAGGATATGTGGCGGAAAACATCATAAATGGCAATACGGTTACCGTCCAGTGGAATGAAATCGATGAAATCGTTGAAAATGGCGGCCTCCTGATAGACGTCCGGGAGCCAATCGAAAGGGAAATGGGCTATATTGCAGGCTCTATTAACATACCGCTGAGTGAAATACGAGATCGCCTGAATGAAATCCCTAAGGACAAAACGGTTTATGTTTCATGCCAGGTTGGGTTAAGAGGCTATTTAGCTTCCCGCATTCTTAAAGAAAATGGTTTTGTTGTGAAAAATCTGGATGGGGGCTGGAAAACATATTCAGCTGTTAATCATCAGAAAAAGAGAGCCATCAATCCAGATTACAAGGAGCACATTCATCCATCTATCTCCATTGATGCAGCCGGGTTATCTTGTCCCGGGCCTATTATGGAGGTTCATAAAAATATAAAGTCCCTACAGCCAGGTGAATATCTTCAGATCACCACAACTGATTGCAATTTTGTTAAAGATATTGCTTCATGGTGTGAAAAAAATGGACATATGCTGGTTCAGACTGAGCGCAACAGCAAACAATATCAAACTACTATCCAAAAAAGGTAAGTGTTTTGAAGGGTATTATGCTTGAGAAAAAGGAGGAATATCAAACTCCTTTTTCTTATGCTTAAGTTTCTATAGTACAGAATAAACAATCTGTCTTATAATATGAGATGGCATTATAAATGAGGTGAATGATCCAATGAGATACATACATAATACGTTTGGGTTAAACAAATTCAAAACGATGAAGGAAACATTAAAGGGTGTTGAATTTAAACATGTTGGAAACGGCGAAGTCATTTATCTGCTTCCGAATAAAGAAATTACGATTGTCTTAAATCCAAAAACCGTTGAAAGCAATAAAAAGCTGGAGGAAAAATCCACAGGTCTGCGCCATAGTACAGTCCTGCGGGAATTCCCTAAACGGGAACATACAGGAAATGAACCAATTTCCTATGGATACGCATATAAATTTTTATCTGTGGATGAATTAGATGCATTCCTTAGTGAGTTAAATACTCTTTAGATTCTAAAAAAGGTTCCTGACCCACAAGACAAAAATAACCTGGGGCAGGAACTTTTTTACTTCTTCTTTTGTCTAAACAAATCAACAGATTTATAACCATGTGATAAAATATCGACCATTTGCAATTCTCGTTTCTCACGGGTTTTCTGCTGCTTAACTGAAAAGATGCAGCGAATTTCACTTCGCTATCTTCCACATGCCCATCTTCTCCCACTTTCATTACTGGAAATATCATCCCTATGAACGTATGTATCATACCGTTTATTACCTTTTTTAGGATAAACGAAAAATAAATATCCTTTTTAAATACAGCATAGTCACTTGGCTGGTTGAGAACAGCCAAATTATTATATTTGTTAAGCTTTAATTTATCAATGATTGACATAACATACTGCGCCTTTATACTTTTACTTTTCTAAATAGTTTATTAAAGCATCCAAATCTTCTACACATGCTCTCTTAAAGGCTCCAGCCATCATCTATCCAAACCATTTTGAAAAGCCTGTGAGTCCCTTAATCTCACCAAGTAATGTAACATCTGAAGTATCACCTGGTGAAACGATTATGTATGTAAATATAAATTCTCCTTTGCCTGTTGTTCCTTTGGTTTCATCACAGCGCATCACAATTTTATTTGGCTCATCGAGTTCGATAACTTCAAAATGTTCGGAAGCTTCTTTTCCAAACATTTTCCTTGTCTCTTTCCACTGACTCCCCACTTTTAATGGCCCGCTGTCCTCCCGCTCTATTCCAACTAGACCAATCGTCCAGTCCTTTGCCGAATCAAGATCTATTAAAGCTTTGTAGGCAATTTGTGCAGATACCTGAATGGATCTTTTCATTTCAAATTGAATACTAAGGCTAACTGCCTCCTTTACCCCTTTTTTCTAAAATATATCACAAACTAATGAGAATGGGATATCTTAATCACAATTCAAAAAATGCCAACTGCAGCAATGTATGAAGGATCCTCCATTTGTCTCGCTACCGCTATATCATGGCCCCTACGGTTGAAATACTGGGTGGAATAGCCAAAGCAAAATATGTCTTATAATTGTTAGTCCGAGGAAAAGTTTTTAAAACACTATCACTTTTATGCGTTTTTACTTTAATAAGTTGAAACAATAAACAGAATTGTATAAAATTAAAGTGGTCGAACCCTCACAATTCGACCCCCTATTATCCATTGAGCTTAGGAATTTTCTAAGCTCTTTTTTAATGATTGTTCCCTGTCAGTCTGTATAAGATCGATTGAAACTGAAAAACATATCCTTGCAATGTCCGTATGTATTCAGCTTCGTTCAATAGGAGGATTAAAATGGAAAATGTATTCGATTATGAAGATATTCAATTAATTCCCGCAAAAAGTATCGTCAATAGCCGATCTGAATGTGATACAACGGTCTTCCTGGGGGACCGTGCGTTTAAACTGCCTGTGGTGCCTGCTAACATGCAGACGATTGTAGATGAGAAAATTGCCGTATACTTAGCAGAGAACGGATATTTTTATATCATGCATCGATTCGAACCGGAGAAGCGAATTTCTTTTATGGAAGATATGAAGGCACGGGGATTATACTCTTCGATCAGTGTTGGCGTCAAAGAAGGCGAGTATGCGTTTATACAGCAAATAGCTGATGAAAAGCTGTCACCGGAATACATTACCATTGATATAGCCCATGGCCATTCCAATGCTGTCATCCAAATGATTCAGCATATTAAGAAATACCTTCCTCAAAGCTTTGTGATTGCTGGCAATGTCGGAACCCCGGAAGCAGTCAGAGAATTAGAGAATGCTGGAGCTGATGCAACAAAGGTTGGCATTGGACCTGGCAAGGTATGCATCACAAAAATTAAAACAGGATTCGGAACGGGCGGCTGGCAATTAGCTGCACTTCGCTGGTGTGCAAAGGCAGCAAGCAAACCGATCATAGCAGATGGAGGTCTTCGCACCAATGGTGACATTGCCAAATCGATTCGATTTGGTGCAACAATGGTGATGATTGGTTCCTTGTTTGCAGGACATGAGGAGTCACCTGGAAAAACCATTGAGAATGAGAAAGACGGAAAGCTCTATAAAGAATACTTTGGCTCAGCCTCTGAATTTCAAAAAGGCGAAAAGAAAAATGTTGAAGGCAAGAGAATTTTAGTAGAGCACAAAGGATCATTAGCAGATACGCTGAAAGAAATGGAGCAGGATCTCCAGTCCTCCATTTCTTACGCTGGCGGCAACAAGCTGGATGCCATCCGTCATGTTGATTATGTTATTGTAAAGAATTCGATCTTTAATGGCGACAGGGTATTTTAACACCCCATCTAATGAAAA
This region includes:
- a CDS encoding SRPBCC family protein, coding for MKRSIQVSAQIAYKALIDLDSAKDWTIGLVGIEREDSGPLKVGSQWKETRKMFGKEASEHFEVIELDEPNKIVMRCDETKGTTGKGEFIFTYIIVSPGDTSDVTLLGEIKGLTGFSKWFG
- the guaC gene encoding GMP reductase, translated to MENVFDYEDIQLIPAKSIVNSRSECDTTVFLGDRAFKLPVVPANMQTIVDEKIAVYLAENGYFYIMHRFEPEKRISFMEDMKARGLYSSISVGVKEGEYAFIQQIADEKLSPEYITIDIAHGHSNAVIQMIQHIKKYLPQSFVIAGNVGTPEAVRELENAGADATKVGIGPGKVCITKIKTGFGTGGWQLAALRWCAKAASKPIIADGGLRTNGDIAKSIRFGATMVMIGSLFAGHEESPGKTIENEKDGKLYKEYFGSASEFQKGEKKNVEGKRILVEHKGSLADTLKEMEQDLQSSISYAGGNKLDAIRHVDYVIVKNSIFNGDRVF